catacacataccaACATAGTCCAGGCCTTCCTTTTGCCGGTGGTGTTGTGTGGGGTGTGGACATTCCGCCGTGTCGAATAGTTGCGATTCTCCTCCTTCTCCCCCCTGTGTCTTTGCCCTGATAATAAGGAACGAGAGCGTTTCAATTCGGAACAGTCGGAACAGACGCGAAAGGGGAAGGAAGCCGTCTGTGGCCGTTTACAGTAACTTGTTGCTAATGCCAAGGCGGGAAACCCCCATAAACAGCTTCCCCCCGCTCGTGCTTGCAGGAAACCCTTTCCATCTCCTTCTCACCATTCTTGTGTTGAGGCACTTCTTACAACAAGAAACGACGACTGTCGTGAAACGAATCAAATGAAATTAACtgagtgcagcagcagcagcagcagcagcagcagcaacaaatggTAGCAGAAAAATCCGTTCGTGGCCCGCTTGGAGAGCCGGTAAAACGTGCAAGAATTTGTAGAATGTTGTTCAAATTGAACGCAATGCCTATTAAAAGCTAAAAGGTCTCCATTCTCTCCACATTCTGTAgtagtaagagagagagagagcagatAATAATGGTCAAGTCAATCAGTGACGAATGCACATCGGTGTTTCAAATTCAATCGGCTCCGCCCGTTTGTGTACACAAGACAAGTTCAATTGATTCAAATAGACACGCTTTCTGGGAAGAAATGACGCGATTACCCTTCTTATTGTGATAATGTCAGCTCTATACATTGGGTCTCATTAAGAAAAAAGCCTCTTAAGAAGCTTCCAACAAttaaaaaggaagcaaaatgcTCACAATACAACTAAAAAACCTTCTGAAAGCAATCGATTTGCCGTCGTCACCCCCTACACCTTATCATGGCAGTCGAAACCAATCGCAACATGGCTGCTTTCAACCCACTATCTGGCACACACTGTGGCCTAGGCACAGCTCCAAAACTTCCATATCAAACAGCTACACACACCTCTCCGTCGTGGTCGTTTTTGATCTGTCACCACCCTTTGGACAGATTGTGTGAGTACTTTTGCACCCTTCGGACGACGCAGGTCTCGCTAGAGCGCTGACGACCATCAATGGGGCAAGCAAGTGTCGCCATCACTtgtgcgagcgagcgaacgcgCAGGTTTTGAGTCACCCCAGCAGTATCATATGGGGCAGTACGCGCAAAAAAGAGCGTTTTTCTAATCACGCTTGACGTGTTGCGGTAATGAATGCacccggttttttttcttcttcttctattgctACTGCTCCATATCACTTAAAACGAAGCCTATTGGCTCACTAGTGGATGTACTTGATCGAAAGCCTCACCACACTTTGGGGGGTGGCAATTACAAAGTGCAGACACACAGTAGTGTAGCGGGGGCTTCGATTACATTCGACTAAATATAGTActgctgctttttttcaaccgtctgTGTGACCTTTTCTGTTGTCGCTGCTTTCGGTTCTTATGGTTAATTGTAATTAATGAAGCGTAATGCAACCGTATGCAGAGTGTTTAGCAACCTACAACGACATGTAAGGGAGGGAGGGTTAGAGTAGCAAGAACGCATGGCCCCTTTGTATTGAGTAGCTCCCCCACAGAAGTAATAGTATTATAGAAAGTGATTAAACTACAAAATAAGAGTaagaaaacaatacacaaAAGGGTCAgagagacaaaacaaaaatggtttTACAATTACTCACACTTTCCGAGGAGATTTTCGCCATGAACTCATCGTTCGGTGTGCCGAGTATCTCCATGATAAGGTTTAGCTGGTGAATGTCTGGGCAGGAGATGAATCAAGTTTTGAGAGGTTGTGGGCGATTGggagtacaacaaaaaaacgagaaaaagagaaaataatgGAAGTCATGCCCGAATGGCACACAGCGAGAGTAGGAGGGAAGAAAGTCAAAGAAAATCACGTTCGAaaatggttttggttttgctccCGCAGTATATATGATATAATATTGGAATGGAGAGAAATTGGAAAGCTAGACACTAGTGACGCATTAGTgacaatatttgattttttttaaacaaaaagcaaaagggaAATGTAAAgtggcttttcttttttttttttggaggggaaacgaaaacaaagGAGTTTGGACAGCGTTAAACAAATACAGACAATTTTGTATAAACACTAACGACCAAATAACACCGCGCAAGATGGTAAATGTGTGTTAGTAATGTTAGTAAACACGCACAAATTGCACAAACCCCCCTAACACAAAAgcttttccaaaacaaaaacaaaacaaaaatggaacTAAAACcatgaagcaaaacaaaaagagggtatgtgtgtctgtctgtgtgtaagGTTTGCATTGCTTTGCAGTAAAAGGATACGGTCCGTGCCGGGGAACAGTGTCCGGCCGGTCAGCAGCTCCGCCATGATGCAGCCGACCGACCAAATGTCCACCGTTTGGTTGTAGTGCATCCAGTTGAGCATAATTTCGGGCGCCCGGTACCAGCGGGTCGCGACGTAGCCGGTCATCTCGTTCTCGGTCGGGCGGGCCAACCCAAAGTCCAGTATTTTCAGCTCGCAGTCCTCGTTCACGGCAATGTTGGACGGTTTCAAATCCTACGGCGAGacagagaggggggggggggggagagagagaaagagcattAGCCTCGACATGCTGACCGCTGGACACAATTAGAGGATATTATGTGTTTGCTGCTGAAGGGCGGCCGgtgggtttgttgttgttgtgtaggTAAAACGAAATTGATCGATTTTATGCACCTTCACCCCCGGCCAACATTCTCGAGGACAGTCTAATTTCAGTCTTGCGGTCATTtaaagcaaacacacgcagAGAGACGACCATAAAATCACTTTTACATCATTTTAGTTTGACACGCAACGGTACACGTACGTCGCCTCGAGCGACGTGTAAGAAAGAAAGGGGTGaagaaaagtgtgtgtgtgtgtgtgtgtgtttgtttgatttatgacTTGCATGACTTGAGGGCGCCGGTGAACCTACCCGGTGAATGATTCCCGCACTGTGTATGTACTTCAGGCCGCGCAGGATCTGGTAGACGAGGAACTGGACATGCTCGTCCGACAGGCGCTGGGTGCGGATGATGTTGTTCAGGTCGGCGCCCATCAGGTGCGTCACCAGGTAGACCTGCTGGAACGATTCGAGCGTATTGTTGGCCCCCGGATGGAACACGTCCAGCAGGCCGATAATGTTCTCGTGGTTCATGTGCTTCAGCATGCGCAGCTCCCGGTAGGTGCGCTTCGCGTGGACGGCTGACTGGAACGGGCGGGCCAGCTTCTTGATTGCCACCTTCACGTTGTGCTCCGTGTCCATGGCCGagctagagagaaagagagagagagagagtggtaagagaagaagaagaaaataatcaataaaatgTTCGAATGGTCAGACGGTCATATACATTGACGGAAACAAAATTGAGGAGTTTTAATGACTTTTTCAGGCTTTTGGTGGATTTTTCTTAGCAACCGCCACAAACCGAGTGTTTGCTACGGGTTCTAATCTTTCCCTTGCGCACCTTTTTGGTGGTTTTATACTGATTCCTCGTTGTACAACATGCATGATGAATAATATCCTTTTCTAAATGTTTCgcattaaattcaatttaactcATTTTTCAATTACCAACTTTTCATTATGATTGATTTTTAAGGATTCATGTCAGTATAATTTGCATGTCAGTATAATAGGTAATTGTGATTAAATTGCCTCGCCAGGTGTCATTAAAATACGGTGAAAAATTCGGGATGTCTCATCCGCTGAGAATTAAAAACACATTACTGTAGTCTTCAATGTCACTCAATAGTATTCTTCAATTCTAATGCTTCAAAAGGGCGCGAAAAGTTTTAACCCAACAAGGTCATTCATTTTAATGATCATCTCTCCTCTTCCATCAttctttttgtcgttagaagtATCATATGGTTGTGGTGGAATTTGCTGCTTTGTTGGCAGCAGCGCGAGTGACCCGAAAGCTTACCACTAATACTACTGGCTCAAACCTGAGTGTGtgcaaaaatatttcaaatattcctCTGTCGCCAATTTTAACAAACATAATCGTATTCGCATAGGATTGCAGCTCTTTTTCTACTactcaaaaacacacacacacacacagaggaagACAATTAGCACCCAAAGTACCGGTCACAGAATGGGGAGGTTTTTGTCTGTACCTGTGAGGCCTATgaccccctctctctctgcctaTCTGGCCGCAGTCGCAACACATCATTCACCCCGACTTAGAGGGGTAAGGAAGGAAGGCTAAAATATACACAACCGTTAGGAAAGATAGTATCGCGCATTTGTTTATACGTTAGTTCAGCCGTTTCGTGTTATTTATAGGATTTCACAAACCCCCATCCTTCGCTCTGTGTCTCTCTGCGGTGGCTGAAGGGGAAAGATGAACCTGGCCACATCCGCCACCAGCAACCAGCACAGTCGTCAAGCCGAAACAAAACAGAGTGTTACTGCAGCTAATTATTCACACCTTCCTCGTACCAAACGCGTTCCGTTTCCTTTACGATAGAAACGGGCGGGTGGGCGCGTTCAAAGCTGGTGGAAATCTCTCCCTATATCGGGAAAAATCATAATGTTTTGCGGGCGAGGGAAATCAATACAGTGGCGTACTGTGTGGCGTTGGATAATTGCGAAATGCGGTTTAAAGTGTAAATGACGTTCAATTTCTTTTGCACCTGTGTACAATGCACCAGAGGGGGCCCCGAGACGTAATTACGATCAGCTTttgttttgcccttttttttcatgcaaacCTTCTTAAATCTACCCCACAACACGTCGTAGTCCCTTGtaccctcctttccctttccTTCAAATACACATACAGAGCAGAGCACGCCGTCGTATCAATTGCACTCAATTGTAGCAAATTGACCGGGTAACCTCGGGGTGTTTTGCGGTTTTGCAGGGGGGTGGAAAGGTGCTGCAATGACATGCGAGTGTGCCTACGATGCACAAATCGTCGTCACCAGATGTTACGTCCATCGTATTATTGCGTGTTGGATGATTGAGTGAGTCAATCGGAAAAACGACGTAACAGTTAATTCTATGGCGAGAAAATTGAGCACCGAAAATGTGTCTAAATGAAACTTATTTTACCCGTTAATGTAAAAAAGCAAGAAGGTATGCAAAGAAAAGGGGGCATTTGTGATCGACAGTGGTCTCtcgcgatgggaaaaatgaagttttcgacgAAATTGATTGCAGATAGTAGGTCCGTCAGTTCCACAATCGATCAGTTTCCacaatcgattccagaatcaaCTCCAGAaacggaatcggcttcggcatctgagtcggtttcggcatctccataatAATAGACGTgcgggtccaatgatgctacgtattgatagtAGCGATTCTCAGGTCGATTACGAATCCggacccgattccgatttcagAATCAAAACGGGAATCAAATTTGGAATCCGactccggagtcgactccaaATTCGGccccggaatcggttccggaattaaTTCCGAACAcggggtaggtccgattctgAGCTCCCACCACCTACAGTGGTcaaaagagaatgaaaaaaataacctCAAATTAACACCAATAAGCAACACTCTCTTTGGCGAGCATATCAATCACATTATCAAGCTGCTGGGGCTCGCTATCACATTAGCAAAACTCTGCTGCCTCTCATTCATAAACGGCTGGGTATTTTGGGGCGGAAAATGGGTGCGACAGAAACGCTTCCGCGATTAGAGGAAGGCAAGGGGAGCGGTTGGTACGCAATATTtaccaataaataaaatgcaataaacAACAAGCCCTTTGCACATGTAATGTTTGCACCAACACTGGCCCAAAGCCATCGCAAACGATTTCTTATCAAGTCGGTGAGTCTGTTTGCCTTCCCCTTCCTTCCATCATTGGAGGGGGTCATTGGGGGCAAATGGGAAATGGAATTATTATTCTCTAATCGAGTCTAAGGAGTCAAAGCTTCGACCCAGAGGGAAAGAGGTACATGGGAAAAAAGAGTATAACAAACTTGTTGTAATTTGCAACATATAAAACGAAAACCTTTCGACAGCAAAAGTCAAGTTCATCTCGAACTCGGTTGCGCCTTCCACTCGGTCCACCCCTTGGGAAGGGGCAGGTGGAATTGTAGCACAAGGTATCTAATCTTATCTGGTGAATACCAATGAGA
This genomic interval from Anopheles merus strain MAF chromosome 3L, AmerM5.1, whole genome shotgun sequence contains the following:
- the LOC121600500 gene encoding LOW QUALITY PROTEIN: mitogen-activated protein kinase p38b-like (The sequence of the model RefSeq protein was modified relative to this genomic sequence to represent the inferred CDS: inserted 1 base in 1 codon) — encoded protein: MPKFYRTEINKTEWEVPEKYQVLTPVXSGAYGQVCSAMDTEHNVKVAIKKLARPFQSAVHAKRTYRELRMLKHMNHENIIGLLDVFHPGANNTLESFQQVYLVTHLMGADLNNIIRTQRLSDEHVQFLVYQILRGLKYIHSAGIIHRDLKPSNIAVNEDCELKILDFGLARPTENEMTGYVATRWYRAPEIMLNWMHYNQTVDIWSVGCIMAELLTGRTLFPGTDHIHQLNLIMEILGTPNDEFMAKISSESARHYIKSLPKTEKRNFSDVFRGANPLAIDLLEKMLELDADKRITAEQALAHPYLEKYADPSDEPTSSLYDQSFEDMDLPVERWKELVFKEVLNFVPQQHAHIGGEPQA